A stretch of bacterium DNA encodes these proteins:
- the purQ gene encoding phosphoribosylformylglycinamidine synthase subunit PurQ, with the protein MTAKVGVVVFPGSNCEHDVVEAVDSVGGSGELLWHKDKTLGNIDAVVLPGGFAHGDYLRTGAMARFSPIMDAVARFANDGGPVVGICNGFQILTEAQLLPGALYKNQGLKFLCQPAMLKVESTDSVLTRRLNLGDQLSIPINHFEGNYVCSEETLAKLRENNLIVFTYLDNPNGATADIAGIRNEGGNVVGLMPHPERAAHPLLGSTDGALMLKGLIGID; encoded by the coding sequence ATGACCGCCAAAGTCGGCGTGGTGGTATTCCCCGGTTCAAATTGCGAGCACGACGTGGTGGAGGCGGTCGACTCGGTAGGCGGTTCTGGCGAGCTTCTCTGGCACAAAGACAAAACGCTGGGCAATATCGACGCAGTGGTGCTGCCCGGCGGCTTTGCCCATGGCGACTATCTCCGCACCGGGGCGATGGCCCGTTTCTCCCCGATCATGGACGCAGTGGCTCGATTCGCCAATGACGGCGGACCGGTGGTTGGGATTTGCAATGGTTTTCAGATTCTCACCGAGGCTCAGTTGCTTCCGGGAGCCCTATACAAGAATCAAGGACTGAAGTTCTTGTGCCAGCCTGCGATGTTGAAGGTGGAGTCGACGGACTCAGTGCTGACACGAAGGTTGAATTTGGGCGATCAGCTGAGTATCCCCATCAATCACTTTGAAGGCAACTACGTCTGCTCTGAAGAAACCCTCGCAAAGTTGCGGGAAAACAACTTAATCGTGTTCACCTACCTAGACAATCCAAATGGGGCAACTGCCGACATAGCAGGGATTCGCAATGAAGGAGGCAACGTTGTGGGGCTGATGCCCCACCCTGAGCGTGCTGCTCACCCGTTGCTGGGGAGCACCGATGGTGCCCTAATGCTGAAAGGACTGATCGGTATTGACTAG
- the purS gene encoding phosphoribosylformylglycinamidine synthase subunit PurS yields the protein MSTEFDVIVEVSLREGIADPEGLTIERALPALGFNGVSDVRVGKSLRFVVEAADEPEARSQVESMCERFLANPVIEDVNITLGPSA from the coding sequence ATGAGCACCGAGTTCGATGTGATCGTGGAGGTGAGCCTCCGCGAGGGGATTGCCGATCCCGAGGGCCTGACCATCGAGCGGGCGCTGCCGGCGCTGGGCTTCAACGGCGTGAGCGATGTTCGGGTGGGAAAGAGCCTGCGGTTCGTGGTGGAGGCTGCTGATGAGCCCGAGGCCCGTAGCCAGGTGGAGTCCATGTGCGAGCGCTTCTTGGCCAACCCCGTGATTGAGGATGTGAACATCACCCTGGGCCCGTCGGCATGA
- a CDS encoding phosphoribosylaminoimidazolesuccinocarboxamide synthase: MSTENITLPPVHSGKVRDIFDAGDGRLLMVASDRISAFDVVMDEPVPEKGRVLTAMSAYWFETLADVLPSHLISTDVADFPPEAQANGVAGRAMLCRRAEMLPIECIVRGYLSGSAWKEYKAQGTMHGQALPEGLRESDKLPEPVFTPSTKAESGHDENISYDQAVELVGPGLAEQARDASLELYGRASEAAAEKGIIIADTKFEMGMVNGTLVVADEVLTPDSSRFWPVDSWAPGATPPSYDKQPVRDYLSTLDWDKQYPPPPLPDEVVEASADRYVSAYEIITGRSFADWPGSS, translated from the coding sequence ATGAGCACCGAGAACATCACCCTGCCCCCCGTTCATTCCGGCAAGGTCCGCGACATCTTCGACGCCGGCGATGGCCGGCTTTTGATGGTCGCGTCCGACCGCATCTCGGCGTTTGACGTGGTGATGGACGAGCCCGTCCCCGAGAAGGGAAGAGTGCTGACCGCCATGTCGGCCTATTGGTTCGAGACCCTGGCCGATGTGCTGCCCAGCCACCTCATCTCCACCGACGTGGCCGACTTCCCCCCCGAGGCCCAGGCGAACGGGGTGGCCGGGCGGGCAATGCTGTGTAGGCGGGCCGAGATGCTGCCCATCGAGTGCATCGTGAGGGGATACTTGAGCGGTTCGGCCTGGAAAGAGTACAAGGCCCAGGGCACCATGCACGGCCAAGCGCTTCCTGAAGGACTCCGGGAATCCGACAAATTGCCCGAGCCGGTGTTCACTCCCTCCACCAAGGCCGAGTCGGGCCACGACGAGAACATCTCCTACGACCAGGCGGTGGAGCTGGTGGGCCCTGGTCTGGCCGAGCAGGCCCGCGACGCATCCCTGGAGCTATACGGCCGGGCATCCGAGGCCGCCGCAGAAAAGGGCATCATCATCGCCGACACCAAATTCGAGATGGGCATGGTGAACGGAACCCTGGTGGTGGCCGACGAGGTGCTTACCCCCGACTCCTCCCGCTTTTGGCCGGTGGACAGCTGGGCGCCGGGGGCTACTCCGCCGTCGTACGACAAACAGCCAGTGCGCGACTATCTCAGCACCTTGGATTGGGACAAGCAGTACCCGCCGCCGCCGTTGCCCGACGAGGTAGTAGAGGCCAGCGCAGACCGCTATGTCAGCGCATACGAGATCATCACCGGCCGCAGCTTCGCCGACTGGCCCGGAAGCTCATGA
- the purB gene encoding adenylosuccinate lyase, which produces MADKDQIPDVLADRYASAAMAAIWSPEGKVKAERRLWVAVLEAQRNLGIEVPGGVVEAYRSVIDQVDLESIRQRERVTRHDVKARIEEFCALAGHEHIHKGMTSRDLTENIEQLQIRDSLRLVRDKLVAVVCALGRQADVHAELVMVGRSHNVPAQATTLGKRFANYGEEALVALDRMEDLLGRYRLRGLKGPVGTQQDQLDLVLGDAGKVAELEQGMAASLGFAATMGSVGQVYPRSLDYDVVSALVQASSAPANLAQAIRLMAGHGLISEGFKAGQVGSSAMPGKRNARTSERICGLSAVVRGFADMVSSLVGDQWNEGDVSCSVVRRVALPGAFLALDGQLEAVLVVLNELVVFEGAVAAELSANLPTLTATRVLMASVAAGAGREEAHRIISEHVSKGDGFFSAIANDERLPVSAIDVGQIKSQPLALTGAASGQARAFAAGAQEMAVQNPNAAAYQPESIL; this is translated from the coding sequence GTGGCTGACAAGGACCAGATCCCCGACGTTCTGGCCGACCGCTACGCCAGCGCGGCCATGGCGGCCATCTGGTCGCCGGAGGGCAAGGTCAAAGCCGAGCGCCGCCTGTGGGTGGCGGTACTGGAAGCCCAGCGGAACCTCGGGATTGAGGTGCCCGGCGGGGTGGTCGAGGCTTATCGGTCGGTGATCGACCAAGTCGACTTGGAATCCATCCGACAGCGAGAGCGGGTGACTCGCCACGATGTGAAGGCCCGCATCGAGGAGTTCTGCGCCCTGGCCGGACACGAGCACATCCACAAGGGGATGACGTCGCGCGACCTCACCGAGAACATCGAGCAGCTCCAGATACGCGACTCTCTGCGGTTGGTGCGGGACAAGCTGGTGGCGGTGGTGTGCGCCCTGGGCCGACAGGCCGATGTCCATGCCGAGCTGGTGATGGTGGGCCGCTCCCACAACGTGCCCGCTCAGGCCACCACCCTGGGAAAGCGGTTCGCCAACTATGGCGAAGAGGCGCTGGTGGCCCTGGACCGCATGGAGGATTTGCTGGGCCGCTATCGGCTGCGAGGTCTAAAGGGTCCGGTGGGCACCCAGCAAGATCAGCTTGATCTGGTTCTCGGCGACGCGGGCAAGGTGGCAGAACTGGAACAAGGCATGGCCGCAAGCCTTGGGTTCGCGGCCACGATGGGCAGCGTGGGGCAGGTGTATCCCCGGTCGCTGGACTACGACGTGGTCTCCGCCTTGGTGCAGGCGTCTTCGGCGCCGGCCAACCTGGCCCAGGCCATTCGGCTGATGGCTGGCCACGGCTTGATTTCTGAGGGCTTCAAGGCCGGCCAGGTGGGCTCGTCGGCCATGCCCGGCAAGCGCAACGCCCGGACATCTGAGCGCATTTGCGGGCTGTCCGCGGTGGTGCGGGGTTTCGCCGACATGGTTTCCTCCCTGGTGGGCGACCAGTGGAACGAGGGCGATGTGAGCTGCTCGGTGGTGCGTCGAGTGGCCCTGCCTGGAGCGTTCTTGGCCCTCGACGGCCAGCTTGAGGCGGTGCTGGTGGTGCTCAATGAGCTTGTGGTATTCGAAGGTGCGGTCGCCGCAGAGCTGAGCGCCAACCTGCCGACACTCACCGCCACTCGGGTGCTGATGGCCTCGGTGGCCGCCGGAGCGGGCCGCGAAGAAGCCCATCGCATCATCTCTGAGCATGTCTCCAAGGGAGACGGGTTCTTCTCGGCTATTGCCAATGACGAGAGGTTGCCGGTATCGGCTATCGACGTCGGCCAGATCAAGAGCCAGCCCTTGGCGCTGACCGGAGCAGCTTCTGGCCAAGCCCGAGCCTTTGCGGCCGGGGCCCAAGAGATGGCTGTCCAAAATCCCAATGCTGCCGCCTACCAGCCGGAGTCGATCCTATGA
- the purE gene encoding 5-(carboxyamino)imidazole ribonucleotide mutase — MSLKVAVIMGSSSDEDTMAPARATLEQFGVECHWEVMSAHRTPEKVRQFVAGARDAGFGVVICGAGMAAHLAGATAAQTTLPVIGVPLAGGALNGVDSLYSTVQMPKGIPVATVAINGAMNAALLAVQILAVTDAALADKLAAHRAEMAGG; from the coding sequence ATGAGCTTGAAAGTCGCTGTCATCATGGGTTCGTCAAGCGACGAGGACACCATGGCTCCGGCCCGCGCCACGTTGGAGCAGTTTGGCGTGGAGTGCCATTGGGAGGTCATGTCGGCCCATCGCACGCCGGAGAAAGTCCGCCAGTTTGTGGCCGGGGCCCGCGATGCTGGGTTCGGGGTCGTCATATGCGGTGCGGGCATGGCAGCTCACCTGGCCGGCGCGACCGCGGCCCAAACCACCTTGCCGGTGATCGGCGTCCCCTTGGCGGGGGGAGCATTGAACGGGGTGGACTCCCTGTATTCCACGGTGCAGATGCCCAAGGGGATCCCGGTGGCCACGGTGGCCATCAACGGCGCTATGAACGCCGCTCTTCTGGCCGTTCAGATTCTGGCGGTGACCGACGCGGCGCTGGCCGACAAGCTGGCCGCCCATCGCGCTGAGATGGCCGGTGGCTGA
- the purD gene encoding phosphoribosylamine--glycine ligase, which translates to MRVCVVGSGGREHALAHVLGRSSDVVVTPGNPGIPGSVAVPATEIDADLYVIGPEAPLVDGLADELRAAGRLVFGPGADGALLEGSKAWMKELLVAAGVPTAGHGSFTEVEPALRFLDDMGDLFVIKTDGLAAGKGVLVTENRAEADDAVRAYLSGEAFGHAGRRVVIEEGLTGPELSVLAVCDGHRAVPLAPAQDFKRIGEGDVGPNTGGMGAYSPVPVAGADVVQEVMDLAVLPTLGELRRQGIDYRGVLYAGLMLTPQGIKVLEYNVRFGDPEAQVVLPRLKSDLADLLAAAAAGSLEDDPVFGDDAAVTVVCASEGYPASPRTGDPIAGIEAANAVEGVTVFCAGVASATEGGVGAISAGQNGKELVTAGGRVLNVTGQGPDLATARERAYAGVTHIDWPGRYVRFDIAAAAVESASQRESA; encoded by the coding sequence GTGAGGGTCTGCGTTGTTGGCAGCGGGGGCCGGGAGCACGCCTTGGCCCATGTGCTCGGCCGGTCGAGCGATGTGGTGGTTACACCGGGCAATCCCGGCATTCCCGGCTCTGTGGCCGTACCAGCAACCGAGATCGACGCCGACCTGTATGTGATTGGCCCCGAGGCCCCGTTGGTGGACGGGTTGGCCGACGAATTGAGAGCTGCGGGCCGGCTGGTGTTCGGCCCTGGGGCCGACGGAGCCCTCTTGGAAGGATCGAAGGCGTGGATGAAGGAACTGCTGGTAGCCGCCGGTGTGCCCACTGCGGGTCACGGATCGTTCACTGAAGTTGAACCGGCTCTCCGCTTTCTTGACGACATGGGCGACCTGTTTGTGATCAAGACCGATGGATTGGCCGCCGGCAAGGGGGTGCTGGTTACCGAGAATCGGGCGGAGGCCGACGACGCGGTGCGGGCCTACCTGTCGGGGGAGGCCTTCGGCCACGCCGGGCGCCGGGTGGTGATCGAAGAGGGTCTCACCGGACCCGAGCTGTCGGTGCTGGCGGTGTGCGATGGCCATCGGGCGGTGCCGTTGGCTCCGGCCCAGGACTTCAAGCGCATCGGCGAGGGGGATGTCGGTCCCAACACCGGGGGCATGGGCGCTTATTCCCCCGTGCCGGTGGCCGGCGCCGACGTGGTGCAAGAGGTGATGGATCTGGCGGTTCTGCCCACGCTGGGCGAGCTCCGACGGCAGGGCATCGACTATCGGGGCGTGCTCTATGCCGGGCTGATGCTCACTCCCCAGGGAATCAAGGTGCTGGAGTACAACGTGCGCTTCGGCGACCCCGAGGCCCAGGTGGTGCTGCCCCGGCTGAAGTCCGACTTGGCCGACCTGCTCGCCGCCGCGGCGGCCGGATCACTGGAGGACGACCCGGTGTTCGGCGATGACGCCGCGGTGACGGTGGTGTGCGCCTCGGAGGGCTATCCCGCCTCCCCCCGCACCGGCGATCCAATTGCCGGCATTGAGGCGGCCAACGCGGTGGAGGGCGTGACGGTGTTCTGCGCTGGAGTGGCATCAGCTACTGAAGGCGGAGTTGGTGCTATTTCTGCTGGTCAGAACGGTAAAGAGCTGGTCACGGCAGGCGGCCGGGTGCTCAACGTCACCGGTCAGGGACCCGACTTGGCCACCGCCCGAGAGCGGGCTTACGCCGGGGTCACCCACATTGATTGGCCGGGCCGCTACGTTCGCTTTGACATCGCCGCCGCGGCGGTTGAGAGCGCTTCACAGAGGGAATCGGCATGA
- a CDS encoding adenylosuccinate synthase: protein MPATVVVGTQWGDEGKGKFTDLLARDMDMVVRYQGGHNAGHTLVVEGETFKLQLVPSGVLYPHVTPMIGNGVVIDPRVLIDEMDRLTAAGVDCGRLKISGNAHLILPYHQTLDVVAERHLGRNKLGTTKRGIGPAYADKAARVGLRVQDLLDPKIFREKLGVVLHEKNPLLAKVYNRLPFDVETLAHQYLEECRPRLESHIADTVGLLHDALEGGQNVLFEGAQAMFLDLDHGTYPFVTSSNPVAGGACVGAGIGPRHIDRVIGVTKAYISRVGSGPFPSELTDEIGDHLVDVGREYGTNTKRRRRCGWLDTVMLRHAVRVNSLSDLAITKLDVLDVLDPIKVCVAYEVDGERRDSMPYHQSEIHRAVPIYEELPGWCTDLSEVIGRSELPQEAEDYLRFIEEQAGVPATLVGVGPGRDQFISFSPVP, encoded by the coding sequence TTGCCAGCAACCGTGGTCGTCGGGACGCAATGGGGTGACGAGGGCAAGGGCAAGTTCACCGACCTCCTAGCCCGCGACATGGACATGGTGGTGCGCTATCAGGGCGGCCACAACGCCGGGCACACCCTGGTAGTGGAGGGCGAGACTTTCAAGCTCCAACTCGTTCCCAGCGGTGTTCTCTATCCCCATGTGACTCCGATGATCGGCAACGGGGTGGTGATCGACCCCAGGGTGCTCATCGACGAGATGGACCGCCTGACTGCGGCGGGCGTGGACTGCGGGCGGCTCAAGATCAGCGGCAACGCCCACCTCATCTTGCCCTACCACCAGACGCTGGACGTGGTGGCCGAGCGGCATCTGGGGCGCAACAAGCTGGGCACTACCAAGCGGGGTATCGGCCCGGCCTACGCCGACAAGGCGGCCCGAGTAGGGCTGCGGGTGCAGGATCTGCTCGATCCCAAGATCTTCCGGGAAAAGCTCGGCGTGGTGCTGCACGAGAAGAACCCGCTGTTGGCCAAGGTGTACAACCGGCTGCCGTTCGACGTCGAGACGCTGGCCCACCAGTACCTAGAGGAGTGCCGTCCCCGCCTGGAGTCCCACATCGCCGACACGGTGGGGCTGCTCCACGATGCCCTGGAAGGGGGCCAGAACGTGCTGTTCGAGGGGGCCCAGGCCATGTTCTTGGACTTGGACCACGGGACCTATCCGTTCGTCACCTCCTCCAACCCGGTGGCCGGTGGAGCCTGCGTGGGAGCAGGGATCGGACCCCGACACATCGACCGGGTGATCGGGGTGACCAAGGCGTACATCAGCCGGGTGGGCTCCGGACCGTTTCCCAGCGAGCTGACCGACGAGATTGGCGACCACTTGGTGGATGTGGGTCGGGAGTACGGCACCAACACCAAGCGCCGCCGCCGGTGCGGCTGGCTCGACACTGTGATGCTGCGCCACGCGGTGCGGGTGAACTCCCTGTCTGATTTGGCCATTACCAAGCTCGACGTGCTCGATGTCCTCGATCCCATCAAGGTGTGCGTGGCCTACGAGGTGGACGGCGAGCGCCGCGACTCGATGCCCTACCACCAGTCGGAGATCCACCGGGCGGTGCCGATCTATGAGGAACTGCCCGGATGGTGTACCGATCTGAGCGAGGTCATCGGTCGCTCGGAACTGCCCCAGGAGGCTGAGGACTATCTGCGGTTCATAGAGGAGCAGGCCGGCGTGCCCGCCACCCTGGTCGGCGTGGGTCCCGGGCGGGACCAGTTCATCTCCTTCAGTCCGGTCCCGTGA
- the egtD gene encoding L-histidine N(alpha)-methyltransferase codes for MIEPVVDIHLDRAWIDGALRADVAEGLASQPKELPPKWFYDDRGSELFDQITRLPDYYPTRREREILEREVDVIAERSGADTVVELGSGTSEKTRIVLDALAATGRLRRYVPFDNSEATLRTAAAELAQAYEGLVVHGVVGDFEHHLGHIPDGGCRLLMLLGGTIGNFPPAPRKDFLAAVADAMVPGDTFLLGFDLVKGHDRLIAAYDDPEGVTAAFNRNVLSVINHRLDADFDLDQFEHEARFDPEEEWIEMWLRSRCAQQATIGGLGMTVDFAQGERMRTEISAKFRPENIGPELASVGLAMERLWTDARGDYALTMSRMVAGR; via the coding sequence ATGATCGAGCCGGTTGTCGACATCCATTTGGATCGCGCGTGGATCGATGGAGCACTCCGGGCCGACGTGGCCGAAGGACTCGCCTCCCAACCCAAGGAGCTCCCTCCCAAGTGGTTCTACGACGACCGGGGCAGCGAATTGTTCGACCAGATCACCCGGCTGCCCGACTACTACCCCACCCGGCGGGAGCGGGAGATCCTCGAGCGCGAGGTGGACGTGATCGCCGAGCGGTCGGGAGCCGACACTGTGGTGGAGCTGGGGTCGGGCACTTCGGAGAAGACCCGGATTGTGCTGGATGCCCTAGCGGCCACCGGGCGGCTTCGCCGCTATGTCCCGTTCGACAACAGCGAGGCTACCCTTAGGACCGCAGCCGCCGAATTGGCCCAGGCCTATGAGGGGTTGGTGGTCCACGGGGTAGTGGGCGATTTCGAGCACCACCTGGGGCACATTCCCGATGGCGGTTGTCGGCTGTTGATGCTTTTGGGAGGCACGATTGGCAACTTCCCCCCTGCACCGCGCAAGGACTTCCTGGCCGCCGTGGCCGATGCCATGGTGCCGGGGGACACCTTTTTGCTGGGCTTCGACCTGGTCAAAGGCCACGATCGGCTTATCGCGGCCTACGACGACCCCGAGGGCGTGACCGCGGCGTTCAACCGGAACGTGCTGTCGGTGATCAATCACCGCCTCGACGCCGATTTCGATCTGGACCAGTTTGAGCATGAAGCCCGATTCGACCCCGAAGAGGAGTGGATCGAGATGTGGCTGCGCTCCCGCTGTGCCCAGCAGGCGACTATCGGCGGTCTGGGAATGACCGTGGATTTCGCCCAGGGCGAGCGCATGCGGACAGAGATCAGCGCCAAATTCCGACCCGAGAACATCGGCCCGGAACTGGCCAGTGTGGGATTGGCTATGGAGCGCTTGTGGACCGACGCCCGAGGCGATTACGCGCTGACCATGTCCCGCATGGTGGCAGGGCGATAA
- the egtB gene encoding ergothioneine biosynthesis protein EgtB — MTPTLASDLLVGYQSVRSYTDALAAPLSSEDQCIQSMPDVSPTKWHRAHATWFFETFLLKPCLKGYHEYHPAFGFLFNSYYEAVGERHPRPERGNLSRPSCEEVAAYRAHVDRAMAELLADPMDADPIDDGTAELVVLGLNHEQQHQELLLMDIKHVLSTNRAMWPAYHELPPMLAASSDNGQPAADWTSFDGGEVWVGHDGVGFAFDNESPRHRTILPPYRLANRLVTCRQWLEFMADGGYDTPTLWLSDGWHQRQENGWDAPSYWDFHSDEGWRVFTLHGLQPLSPDEPVCHLSYYEADAFARWAGARLPTEAEWEQAAAEQRPEGNLGDQGRWHPAAAPPGNGLRQLFGDVWEWTSSPYGSYPGFRPAPGAVGEYNGKFMVNQFVLRGGACVTPPGHIRATYRNFFHPHTRWHFSGVRLAQ, encoded by the coding sequence GTGACACCGACTCTCGCTTCCGACCTCTTGGTGGGCTATCAATCCGTCCGCTCCTACACCGACGCGCTCGCCGCTCCGCTGAGCAGCGAAGACCAGTGCATTCAGTCGATGCCCGATGTCAGCCCCACCAAGTGGCATCGGGCCCACGCCACCTGGTTCTTCGAGACCTTCTTGCTCAAGCCCTGCCTGAAGGGCTATCACGAGTACCACCCGGCGTTCGGCTTCCTGTTCAACTCCTACTATGAGGCGGTCGGGGAGAGACACCCCCGGCCTGAGCGGGGCAACCTTTCCCGTCCGTCGTGCGAGGAAGTGGCCGCCTACCGCGCCCACGTGGATCGGGCCATGGCTGAGTTGCTGGCTGACCCAATGGACGCTGACCCAATAGACGATGGCACCGCCGAACTGGTGGTTTTGGGCCTGAATCATGAGCAACAGCATCAGGAGCTGCTGCTCATGGACATCAAGCATGTTCTGTCGACCAATCGGGCGATGTGGCCGGCCTATCACGAGCTTCCTCCAATGCTGGCCGCCTCGTCGGACAACGGCCAACCGGCGGCCGACTGGACCAGTTTCGACGGCGGAGAGGTTTGGGTGGGCCACGATGGCGTCGGCTTCGCCTTCGACAATGAGAGTCCTCGCCACCGGACCATCCTGCCCCCGTACCGGCTGGCCAACCGGCTAGTTACTTGCCGACAGTGGTTGGAGTTCATGGCCGATGGCGGCTACGACACCCCGACCCTGTGGCTGTCGGACGGCTGGCACCAGCGACAGGAAAATGGCTGGGACGCGCCCTCCTACTGGGACTTCCACTCCGACGAGGGCTGGCGGGTGTTCACCCTCCACGGCCTTCAACCGCTGTCACCCGACGAACCGGTGTGCCATCTTTCCTATTACGAGGCCGATGCCTTCGCCCGCTGGGCCGGTGCCAGGCTCCCTACCGAGGCCGAATGGGAGCAGGCTGCGGCTGAGCAGAGGCCCGAGGGTAACTTGGGCGACCAGGGCCGATGGCATCCCGCGGCTGCCCCGCCCGGCAACGGCCTCCGCCAGCTTTTTGGAGACGTGTGGGAGTGGACGTCCAGCCCCTACGGCTCCTATCCCGGGTTCCGGCCCGCACCGGGCGCGGTGGGCGAGTACAACGGCAAATTCATGGTCAATCAATTCGTGCTCCGGGGCGGCGCCTGTGTGACTCCTCCGGGCCACATCCGAGCCACCTACCGCAACTTCTTCCATCCCCACACCCGCTGGCACTTCTCTGGCGTTCGCCTAGCCCAATGA
- a CDS encoding MerR family transcriptional regulator yields the protein MIDPRGRDRAVYVISVAAELAGIHPQTLRIYDRRGLVQPARTGGGSRRYSDADIEKLRRVHELTSEGMNLDGVERVLALEAEVVRLREQVARLTRELESKRADIVLYRRV from the coding sequence ATGATCGATCCTCGAGGCCGCGATCGGGCGGTGTATGTCATCTCGGTGGCCGCCGAGTTGGCCGGGATCCATCCCCAGACCCTCCGGATCTACGACCGCCGGGGCCTGGTGCAACCGGCCCGCACCGGCGGGGGCAGCCGGCGCTACAGCGATGCCGACATCGAGAAGCTCCGCCGGGTACACGAACTCACCAGCGAGGGCATGAACCTCGACGGCGTGGAGCGGGTGTTGGCCCTCGAAGCCGAGGTGGTTCGGCTCAGGGAGCAAGTGGCTCGTCTCACCCGTGAGCTCGAGTCAAAGCGGGCCGACATTGTGTTGTATCGAAGAGTCTGA
- a CDS encoding J domain-containing protein, with protein sequence MDVKREWLETDYYKVLGVSPSASDKEITKAYRKLARKLHPDANPDDAKAEERFKEVSAAYDVLGDGERRSQYDQVRHMGPMNFQAGPGGFTMEGDMADIFSAFMGGGRFDRGGPPFGGQTRPVRGHDLSAQLSLDFAEAVRGTTTDLTLSGDTARTGRSLSVRIPAGVANGQRIKLAGKGEPGVNGGPPGDLYVRVKVNPHPVFGRQGKNLTVTVPVTFAQAALGAEISVPTFEGDPVTLRLSPGSQPGQVLRVRGKGVETAKGTGDLLVTVALEVPTELSDEQRQALAAFEKAMEAGP encoded by the coding sequence ATGGACGTGAAGCGGGAATGGCTGGAGACCGACTACTACAAGGTCCTCGGCGTCTCCCCATCGGCCTCAGACAAGGAGATCACCAAGGCCTACCGGAAGCTGGCCCGCAAGCTTCACCCCGACGCCAACCCCGACGATGCCAAGGCCGAGGAGCGGTTCAAGGAGGTGTCGGCGGCCTACGACGTGCTGGGCGATGGCGAGCGCCGGTCCCAATACGATCAGGTTCGCCACATGGGGCCGATGAACTTCCAGGCCGGTCCAGGCGGCTTCACCATGGAAGGCGATATGGCCGACATCTTCTCGGCCTTCATGGGCGGCGGACGATTCGATCGGGGCGGCCCCCCCTTCGGAGGGCAAACCCGCCCGGTGCGGGGGCATGATCTAAGCGCCCAGCTGTCTCTGGACTTCGCCGAGGCGGTGCGGGGTACGACCACCGACTTGACGCTGAGCGGTGACACCGCTCGGACCGGGCGCTCCCTCTCGGTGCGCATCCCCGCCGGGGTGGCCAACGGCCAGAGGATCAAGCTGGCCGGCAAGGGAGAGCCGGGGGTAAACGGAGGCCCGCCCGGCGACCTGTACGTGAGGGTCAAGGTCAATCCGCACCCGGTGTTCGGCCGCCAGGGCAAGAACCTCACCGTCACCGTGCCGGTGACCTTCGCCCAGGCCGCACTGGGCGCTGAGATCTCAGTGCCCACCTTCGAGGGCGACCCGGTGACATTGCGCCTCTCTCCCGGCAGCCAGCCCGGCCAGGTGCTGCGAGTACGGGGGAAGGGGGTGGAGACCGCCAAGGGAACCGGCGATCTGCTGGTGACGGTGGCCCTAGAAGTCCCCACCGAGCTGAGCGACGAGCAGCGCCAAGCCCTGGCGGCATTCGAGAAAGCTATGGAGGCAGGACCATGA
- a CDS encoding nucleotide exchange factor GrpE translates to MSEEPLADLADEDQAVEEVADEQAAERQAGDEQATGEQLQETGDPQEPAPSMDELLAQRDGYLNDLQRVTAEFANYRRKAAERQQETVAMAAADIVEKVLPVLDACDAAVAQGAEDVIPIRDALFGALEKEGLAKLDDPGTPFDPTCHEAVAHEPGEGEAVIAEVLRAGYVWNSRVLRPAMVKVRG, encoded by the coding sequence GTGAGCGAGGAGCCCCTAGCTGACCTGGCCGATGAGGACCAGGCCGTTGAAGAGGTTGCTGATGAGCAGGCTGCTGAAAGGCAGGCTGGCGACGAGCAGGCCACAGGCGAGCAGCTTCAGGAGACTGGCGATCCTCAGGAGCCCGCGCCCTCGATGGATGAGCTGTTGGCCCAGCGGGATGGCTATCTCAACGACCTCCAGCGGGTGACCGCCGAGTTTGCCAACTACCGCCGCAAAGCAGCCGAGCGCCAGCAGGAGACGGTGGCCATGGCCGCAGCCGACATCGTGGAGAAAGTGCTGCCGGTGCTGGACGCCTGCGACGCCGCGGTGGCCCAAGGGGCCGAGGATGTCATTCCCATTCGAGACGCGCTGTTCGGCGCGCTGGAGAAGGAGGGCTTGGCCAAGCTGGACGATCCCGGCACCCCGTTCGACCCCACTTGCCATGAGGCTGTGGCGCATGAGCCGGGGGAGGGAGAGGCGGTGATCGCCGAGGTCCTGCGGGCCGGCTACGTATGGAACAGCCGTGTTCTGAGACCCGCCATGGTGAAGGTCCGGGGGTAG